One window of Lentimicrobiaceae bacterium genomic DNA carries:
- the murD gene encoding UDP-N-acetylmuramoyl-L-alanine--D-glutamate ligase, with translation MKGRVAILGAGISGIGAAILAKNKGYDVWVSDTNKIKEPHKKVLKNIEVAFEENKHSENVILSSDIVIVSPGIPLTAPIIGKIKESQIQLISEIEFASWFAEGKIIAITGSNGKTTTATLLHHILINRNIDAELCGNVGNSFAKSVAEGQHDYWVVEVSSFQLDTIEKFKPYIAILTNITPDHLDRYDGKFDNYVRSKFKIAQNQDCNDYLIYCNEDDATTNNISKMQIKSNLLSFGIQRFEGSNAYVQDNKINIEINNTKFDMKIEELALQGSHNVYNTMAASIASKMINVRNESLKTALATFENIPHRLEFVAKVSGVTYINDSKATNVNSSWYALETMPNDGVIWIVGGVDKGNDYHKLKTLVDKKVKSIIALGVDNDRIIEEFSPLVKSIYSTSSMEQAVLTAYQIATKGNTVLLSPACASFDLFENFEQRGDMFKKIVRAL, from the coding sequence ATGAAGGGCAGGGTAGCAATACTCGGAGCAGGCATTAGCGGAATTGGTGCTGCTATCTTGGCGAAAAACAAAGGATACGATGTGTGGGTGTCCGATACAAACAAAATAAAAGAGCCGCACAAAAAAGTTCTAAAAAATATTGAAGTAGCTTTTGAGGAAAACAAACATTCTGAAAATGTGATTTTGAGTTCCGATATTGTTATTGTTAGTCCGGGTATTCCCTTAACTGCACCGATTATCGGCAAGATAAAGGAAAGCCAAATACAATTAATTTCCGAAATTGAATTTGCATCGTGGTTTGCCGAAGGAAAAATAATTGCAATTACCGGTTCTAACGGAAAAACTACTACTGCAACTCTTTTGCACCATATACTTATCAATAGGAATATTGATGCTGAGTTGTGCGGAAATGTCGGTAATAGCTTTGCTAAATCGGTCGCTGAAGGACAGCACGACTATTGGGTTGTTGAAGTCAGTTCTTTTCAATTAGACACTATCGAAAAATTTAAGCCTTACATAGCAATACTTACAAACATTACACCCGACCATTTGGACAGGTACGATGGAAAATTTGATAATTATGTAAGGTCTAAATTCAAAATCGCTCAAAATCAAGACTGCAATGACTACTTGATATACTGCAACGAAGATGATGCTACAACAAACAACATCTCGAAAATGCAAATAAAAAGTAATTTGTTAAGCTTTGGTATTCAGAGGTTTGAAGGTTCAAACGCTTACGTTCAAGATAATAAAATTAACATTGAAATAAACAATACAAAATTTGATATGAAAATAGAAGAATTAGCATTGCAAGGAAGTCATAATGTTTACAACACTATGGCGGCAAGTATAGCGTCAAAAATGATTAACGTCAGAAATGAGTCGCTAAAAACTGCACTTGCAACATTCGAAAATATTCCGCACAGGTTGGAGTTTGTGGCTAAAGTCAGCGGTGTAACCTACATCAACGACTCGAAGGCTACCAACGTAAATAGTTCGTGGTACGCATTAGAAACTATGCCCAACGACGGGGTTATTTGGATTGTTGGCGGAGTTGATAAAGGCAACGATTATCACAAACTAAAGACTTTAGTCGATAAAAAAGTTAAAAGCATTATTGCTTTAGGTGTTGATAACGATAGAATTATCGAAGAGTTTTCGCCTTTGGTAAAATCTATTTATAGCACAAGTTCAATGGAGCAGGCGGTATTGACGGCTTATCAGATAGCCACTAAAGGAAATACCGTTTTGCTTTCGCCGGCTTGTGCCAGCTTCGATTTGTTCGAAAATTTCGAGCAAAGAGGAGATATGTTTAAAAAAATTGTAAGAGCTCTATAA
- the mraY gene encoding phospho-N-acetylmuramoyl-pentapeptide-transferase, which translates to MFYYLFEYLDRVYDLPGAGMFQYISFRSALAATLSLFISMILGKYIINFLKKNQIGETIRDLGLEGQKEKEGTPTIGGIIILGAIIIPTLLFAKLDNVYVLLMLFVTVWLGFIGGLDDYIKVYKHDKKGLKGKFKIIGQIVAGVVVASVIFFNPSVEIREKVVQTKEFTVHNSDSLSGFEKIQDHSANFSKVPTKSTKTTIPFVKNNEFDYSSILGVFGVKNKYLSWIVYLVIVVFIVIGVSNGANITDGIDGLAAGTSAIIGVTLGLLAWVSGNIVFADYLNIMYIPNSGELVIFMSAFVGACIGFLWYNTYPAQVFMGDTGSLALGGIIATYAIIIRKELLIPILCGIFLIESLSVLIQVSYFKYTRMRTGVGKRVFLMSPLHHHYQKKGYKEPKIVMRFFIIGIILAILTVVTLKIR; encoded by the coding sequence ATGTTTTACTATTTGTTCGAATACTTAGACAGAGTGTATGATTTACCCGGAGCCGGTATGTTTCAATACATATCGTTCAGGTCGGCGTTGGCTGCTACCTTATCGCTGTTTATCAGTATGATTTTAGGTAAATACATAATCAATTTTCTGAAAAAAAATCAAATTGGTGAAACTATCAGAGATTTGGGATTGGAAGGACAAAAGGAAAAGGAAGGAACACCCACAATTGGCGGAATTATCATTTTAGGTGCTATAATTATTCCAACCTTACTTTTTGCTAAGTTAGACAATGTTTACGTTTTGCTGATGCTATTCGTTACCGTTTGGTTAGGATTTATCGGCGGTCTCGACGATTACATAAAAGTTTACAAACACGATAAAAAAGGCTTGAAAGGCAAGTTTAAAATTATAGGTCAGATTGTTGCAGGAGTAGTGGTGGCGAGCGTTATTTTCTTCAATCCTTCGGTTGAAATAAGAGAAAAGGTGGTTCAAACAAAAGAATTTACCGTTCACAATTCCGATTCTTTATCAGGATTTGAAAAAATACAAGACCATAGTGCTAATTTTAGCAAGGTTCCGACAAAATCTACCAAAACCACAATACCTTTTGTAAAAAACAACGAATTCGACTATAGTAGCATTTTAGGCGTGTTCGGAGTAAAAAACAAATACTTATCGTGGATAGTTTACCTTGTAATAGTTGTATTTATTGTTATTGGTGTATCTAACGGAGCCAATATAACTGACGGAATAGACGGTCTGGCTGCTGGAACTTCTGCAATAATAGGAGTAACTTTAGGTCTGCTGGCGTGGGTTAGCGGTAATATTGTCTTTGCCGATTATCTGAACATAATGTACATACCCAATTCCGGCGAGTTGGTAATTTTTATGAGCGCTTTTGTGGGAGCCTGTATAGGATTTTTGTGGTACAATACTTATCCTGCACAAGTGTTTATGGGAGACACAGGCAGTTTGGCTTTGGGCGGTATTATTGCAACGTATGCTATCATTATCAGAAAGGAACTTTTGATACCCATTTTGTGCGGTATATTTTTAATCGAGAGCCTTTCGGTGCTAATTCAGGTTTCGTATTTTAAATATACCAGAATGCGAACAGGAGTTGGCAAACGCGTTTTCTTGATGTCTCCGTTGCATCACCATTATCAAAAGAAAGGTTACAAAGAACCTAAAATAGTAATGAGGTTTTTCATCATAGGAATAATATTAGCTATTTTAACTGTTGTAACTCTAAAAATACGATAA